DNA sequence from the Desulforegulaceae bacterium genome:
GAGCAGCGATAACATAGAAGCCATTTTAAAAAGTACCGATGTGCCCGTCATTGTCGATTTTTGGGCACCGTGGTGTGGACCATGCAAAATGTTCGCTCCTGTCTTTGAACAAGCCGCACGTGCCTACCCGCTTCGTGTTTTGTTCGCCAAAGTTGATACCGAAGCTGAGCAATTTTTAGCCTCACGTTTTAAAATCCGCTCCATTCCAACCATAATTGTCTTTAAAGATGGCAAAGAAGTGGAACGTGTTAGTGGAGCGATGAACGATGAAGGTTTGGATAGATTTGTGGAGAGGTTTTTGTAATTCATGGCAAATTCTGAAAGCATCAAACAATACCTTATTGAAGGTAACAAATCTTA
Encoded proteins:
- the trxA gene encoding thioredoxin; the protein is SSDNIEAILKSTDVPVIVDFWAPWCGPCKMFAPVFEQAARAYPLRVLFAKVDTEAEQFLASRFKIRSIPTIIVFKDGKEVERVSGAMNDEGLDRFVERFL